A window from Falco naumanni isolate bFalNau1 chromosome 3, bFalNau1.pat, whole genome shotgun sequence encodes these proteins:
- the CRYBG2 gene encoding beta/gamma crystallin domain-containing protein 2 translates to MDPPLRHTKARGFVSSAELSMKQAAAGAPGTEGRSRFQKVSLVSRRLESAGSTRGRDGSPSRVSLLLQAWEREIVEQTASGPASLAHRERSSSINLLKDFTAHGPIFSQVYSPTQKPRRQDERGKTGAGGGSDGIPPPVGPPREMPVHRESYVHGTLLPTRPAECLTGGPVALPQLESRRQDGSGFAGAAVGTESSPGTAEATGLLAEGSPGEKHLPQAEATLDNATPRDSDRPGDPQTSITSSPQCPSAGTSGRADPAGAGEGSMADGDGTISATPWRTERPSGAGSMPEDPSSEASNGPSEAPASPKAELELEGGETTEEPQGMAQEPESSPEPPAEPPAPDTPAETSPDATEEDPELLVDMEIFVDTLRNMEPSEMRKAPKAPRQPRPSSLGRCAALPPIHEDRVAPRAPISLPEALRELLTRGPPGRQEESLEEEVEIENPYLSPSERALAGTPRGEPRDGVAGDGWAEEGSVLGTLRQVGAEEKVKPVAGGLAEGSVLFRGNVLKGMALLSHFLEHRATAADESKPYSRLDNSVLYSRFVSPSTTPLELPGRDAGGTGSPIPGDHNGLGPGDHLSPKMAMLEAPGPGSIPPVTEEPDGTVALCPADVLQEDKEGFKKINTRPGKIILFSEAGFAGQKREIWGDIPDATSWELSQTISIRVIRGGWVMYEKPRFHGRKCVLAEGDVEIDNPWTAYGQSGQPHGSRPFRIGSFKRVVRDYRTPEISLFAEENGEGARLKFTGSAEDTRTRGQALAAASIIVHSGLWLVYSKPFFDDDPYVLEPGGYPNLKAWGAKDPSICSMHPIRLGCPVVERPGEPQVLIYEAAGFQGRSFTISRDIYDLKHLPGPALPTVGSLHVLGGCWVGYEKEGFRGHQYLLEEGEYQDWRQWGGYSKELLSLRLIRTDFSHPALVLFEAMDFEEGPSVELSEALPDTQLAGYGTVTQSIHVLSGVWVAYEGTNFSGEQYILEKGVYRSCEDWGATDCCIASAQPILQVGEHNLHFVSKILLFSEPEFSGDHVTFEEDQDALPATFIPRSCRVRGGSWILFDGQAFAGEQHVLSEGEYPTLSAMGCLSSTTIRSLRKVPVFFSEPSIFLHGLECFEGKEIELNNEVRSLQAEGFNNHVLSVRIKGGIWVLCEHGDFRGRQWLLDCTEITNWLTYSGLQHVGSLYPIRQRRIYFRIRSRELELYLMVPDDVEDMKAGRVVVSSLSEQSSSVWYYEDGLIKNQVAPNMSLQVIGPAGKGAKAVLWSETRMPRQTWSIDSQGRIHSQMFEDMILDIKGGRSYDRDHAIVWDMAEERPTQIWDIQVL, encoded by the exons ATGGATCCGCCCTTGCGACACACCAAGGCCAGAGGCTTCGTCTCCAGTGCGGAGCTGAGCATGAAGCAGGCAGCGGCGGGTGCTCCGGGGACCGAGGGCAGGTCCCGCTTCCAGAAGGTCTCGCTGGTGTCGCGGCGGCTGGAGAGCGCGGGGAGCACGCGGGGCCGGGACGGGAGCCCCTCGCGCGtgtccctcctgctgcaggccTGGGAGAGGGAGATCGTGGAGCAGACGGCGTCCGGCCCCGCCAGCCTGGCACACCGGGAACGCTCGTCCTCCATCAACCTCCTCAAGGACTTCACGGCGCACGGCCCCATCTTCTCGCAGGTGTATTCCCCCACACAGAAGCCCCGGCGGCAGGATGAGAGGGGGAAGACGGGGGCCGGTGGCGGCAGCGATGGCATCCCCCCGCCGGTGGGTCCCCCCCGTGAGATGCCTGTGCACAGGGAGAGCTACGTGCATggcaccctcctccccacccgGCCTGCCGAGTGCCTCACGGGGGGTCCCG TGGCCCTGCCGCAGCTGGAGAGCCGCAGGCAGGACGGCAGCGGCTTTGCTGGGGCCGCGGTGGGCACCGAGAGCTCACCGGGCACCGCAGAGGCCACTGGGCTCCTGGCCGAGGGATCCCCCGGGGAGAAACACTTGCCGCAAGCTGAAGCCACGCTGGATAACGCAACCCCAAGAGACAGCGACAGGCCTGGGGACCCACAAACCAGTATAACCAGCTCCCCGCAGTGTCCCTCGGCAGGCACCAGTGGCCGGGCTGATCCAGCTGGTGCGGGAGAGGGAAGCATGGCAGACGGGGACGGCACCATTTCAGCCACGCCATGGAGGACAGAGCGCCCCTCGGGAGCTGGCAGCATGCCCGAGGACCCCTCCTCGGAGGCAAGCAATGGTCCATCTGAAGCACCAGCATCTCCAAAGGCTGAACTTGAGTTGGAGGGGGGTGAGACAACAGAAGAACCCCAGGGCATGGCCCAAGAGCCTGAGAGCAGCCCAGAGCCCCCtgctgagcccccagcccctgacACCCCAGCTGAGACCTCCCCTGATGCAACCGAGGAGGACCCTGAGCTGCTGGTGGACATGGAGATCTTTGTGGACACGCTACGCAACATGGAGCCCTCGGAGATGCGGAAGGCGCCCAAAGCCCCACGCCAGCCCCGGCCATCATCGCTGGGCCGCTGTGCCGCTCTGCCCCCCATCCACGAGGACCGCGTGGCTCCCCGCGCCCCCATCTCCCTGCCCGAGGCCCTGCGCGAGCTGCTGACGCGGGGCCCGCCGGGGCGGCAGGAGGAGAGCCTcgaggaggaggtggagatTGAGAACCCCTACCTGAGCCCCAGCGAGCGGGCGCTGGCCGGGACCCCCCGTGGGGAGCCCAGGGACGGTGTGGCTGGTGACGGCTGGGCGGAGGAGGGCTCGGTCCTGGGGACACTGAggcaggtgggagcagaggaaaaggtcAAACCGGTGGCCGGGGGCTTGGCCGAGGGGAGCGTGCTCTTCCGAGGGAACGTTCTCAAGGGCATGGCACTGCTCTCCCACTTCTTGGAGCACCGGGCGACGGCGGCTGACGAGAGCAAGCCCTACTCACGCTTGGACAACAGCGTGCTCTACAGCCGCTTCgtctcccccagcaccaccccgCTTGAGCTGCCcggcagggatgctgggggcaCGGGCTCCCCCATCCCTGGGGACCACAATGGGCTGGGCCCTGGTGATCACCTCAGCCCCAAGATGGCCATGCTGGAGGCCCCGGGACCTGGCTCCATCCCTCCTGTCACTGAAGAGCCAGATGGCACCGTGGCCCTGTGCCCCGCTGATGTCCTG CAGGAGGACAAGGAGGGCTTCAAGAAGATCAACACGAGACCTGGCAAG ATCATCCTCTTCTCCGAGGCTGGCTTCGCAGGCCAGAAACGGGAGATTTGGGGCGACATCCCCGACGCCACGTCCTGGGAGCTCTCGCAAACCATCTCCATCCGGGTCATCCGAGGCGG GTGGGTGATGTACGAGAAGCCACGGTTCCACGGGCGCAAGTGTGTACTGGCCGAGGGGGACGTGGAGATCGACAACCCCTGGACGGCGTATGGGCAGAGCGGGCAGCCCCACGGCAGCCGGCCCTTCCGCATTGGCTCCTTCAAGAGGGTGGTGCGG GATTACCGCACCCCTGAGATCAGCCTCTTTGCGGAGGAGAACGGCGAAGGCGCCCGGTTGAAGTTCACCGGCTCAGCTGAGGACACCCGCACACGGGGCCAGGCACTTGCTGCCGCCTCCATCATCGTCCACTCGGGCCT GTGGCTGGTTTACTCCAAGCCTTTCTTCGACGACGACCCCTATGTTTTGGAGCCAGGCGGGTATCCTAATTTAAAGGCTTGGGGAGCAAAGGACCCATCCATCTGTTCCATGCACCCTATCAGGCTG GGCTGCCCCGTCGTGGAGAGACCCGGCGAGCCGCAG GTGCTGATCTACGAGGCTGCGGGTTTCCAGGGCCGCAGCTTCACCATCAGCCGAGACATCTACGACCTGAAGCACCTGCCTGGGCCAGCACTGCCCACCGTGGGCTCCCTGCACGTCCTGGGTGGCTG ctgggTCGGCTACGAGAAGGAGGGCTTCCGCGGCCACCAGTAcctgctggaggaaggggagtACCAGGACTGGAGGCAGTGGGGCGGCTACAGCAAGGAGCTGTTGTCCTTACGGCTGATACGGACG GACTTCTCCCACCCGGCGCTGGTCCTCTTCGAGGCCATGGACTTCGAGGAGGGCCCCAGCGTGGAGCTGAGCGAGGCGCTCCCCGACACGCAGCTGGCCGGCTACGGCACCGTCACCCAGTCCATCCACGTGCTGAGCGGCGT GTGGGTGGCCTACGAGGGCACCAACTTCTCGGGCGAGCAGTACATCCTGGAGAAGGGGGTGTACCGCAGCTGCGAAGACTGGGGCGCCACGGATTGCTGCATCGCCTCGGCGCAGCCCATCCTGCAG GTCGGGGAACACAACCTCCATTTCGTCTCCAAG atCCTGCTCTTCTCAGAGCCTGAATTCTCTGGGGATCATGTCACCTTCGAGGAGGACCAGGACGCCCTGCCCGCCACCTTCATCCCGCGCTCCTGCAGAGTCCGCGGGGGCAG CTGGATCCTGTTCGACGGGCAGGCCTTCGCCGGCGAGCAGCACGTGCTGTCCGAGGGCGAGTACCCCACGCTCAGCGCCATGGGCTGCCTCTCCTCCACCACCATCCGCTCCTTGAGGAAGGTCCCGGTG tTTTTCTCGGAGCCCTCCATCTTCCTGCACGGGCTGGAATGTTTCGAGGGGAAGGAGATCGAGCTGAACAACGAAGTGCGGAGCCTCCAGGCAGAGGGTTTCAACAACCACGTGCTGTCGGTGCGCATCAAAGGCGGGAT ctgggtgctgtgcgAACATGGTGACTTCCGAGGGCGCCAGTGGCTGCTAGACTGCACCGAAATCACCAACTGGCTGACGTACAGCGGGCTGCAGCACGTGGGATCCCTCTACCCCATCCGCCAG agaCGGATCTATTTCCGTAtcaggagcagggagctggagctcTACCTCATGGTCCCCGATGATGTGGAGGACATGAAAGCGGGGCGGGTGGTGGTCTCCAGCCTGAGcgagcagagcagctctgtctgGTACTACGAGGATGGGCTGATCAAAAACCAG GTGGCCCCCAACATGAGCCTGCAGGTCATCGGGCCAGCCGGGAAGGGCGCGAAGGCTGTGCTCTGGTCGGAGACCCGGATGCCACGTCAGACCTGGAGCATCGATTCTCAGGGACGGATCCACAGCCAGATGTTCGAGGACATGATCCTTGATATAAAGG GTGGCAGATCCTACGACCGGGACCACGCCATCGTTTGGGACATGGCTGAGGAAAGACCCACACAGATCTGGGACATACAGGTGCTATGA
- the UBXN11 gene encoding UBX domain-containing protein 11, with amino-acid sequence MQDTAGTDTELMSSMMQKITLLEQKIEKQAQEMQLKDGRIAELEEKMKTLQQREDAPDSSTAEELETRCLQLQTQVWEMERFLNDYGLIWVGERHEQLEYLESLKDEEELPARSLWKPGEAVVSKHQIDFDLILENVKDLNVLAGEGISQIEHTPGGARLRQPEPLPLTLYQNGIVVNGPFRPYEDPSAQQCLQDIMDGYFPSELQMRYPDGIPLRVTDRRDVVFQERHLPGSFPGHGQAVGHSKSSEMQETTDIPGPKVSLEQLINKLSKPLKNREAISVQGSAKAAQQGSDGVWSSKEILLETPRLSALERAKTAEASAPDICTLRIKSESGEQTYIVKMLFTDTIGDLRQRLAHARGGDSNSYEIISTFPQRVYMDNSRSLQECGLIPSAFLLLRRRDPSQHEGTGLQTA; translated from the exons ATGCAGG ACACAGCTGGCACTGACACGGAACTCATGTCCTCCATGATGCAAAAAATCACTCTGTTGGAACAAAAAATAGAGAAACAAGCACAAGAAATGCAACTGAAG GACGGGAGGATTGCTGAACTTGAAGAGAAGATGAAGACTCTTCAGCAAAGAGAAG ATGCCCCTGACTCATCCACAGCAGAGGAACTGGAAACAAGGTGCCTTCAGCTGCAGACCCAGGTCTGGGAGATGGAG CGGTTTCTAAATGACTATGGTCTGATCTGGGTTGGAGAGAGACATGAACAACTGGAATATTTAGAATCGCTCAAGGATGAAGAAGAGCTGCCAGCAAGGAGCCTCTGGAAGCCAG GTGAAGCAGTTGTTTCCAAACACCAGATTGATTTCGATTTAATCTTGGAAAACGTGAAGGATTTGAATGTGCTGGCTGGAGAAGGCATTTCTCAAATCGAGCACACGCCTGGGGGTGCTCGGCTGAGACAGCCAGAACCCCTTCCCCTTACGCTGTATCAAAATGGGATCGTGGTCAATGGACCCTTTCGGCCCTACGAGGACCCATCCGCACAG caATGCCTGCAAGATATTATGGATGGCTATTTCCCTTCAGAGTTGCAGATGCGCTACCCAGATGGCATCCCTTTGCGG GTCACTGACAGAAGGGACGTGGTATTTCAGGAGAGACACCTTCCAGGGAGTTTTCCTGGCCACGGCCAAGCGGTTGGCCATTCAAAATCAAGTGAGATGCAGGAAACCACTGATATCCCAG gtCCCAAAGTCTCCTTGGAGCAGTTAATCAACAAGCTTTCCAAGCCattgaaaaacagagaagcaatCAGTGTCCAAGGCTCAgccaaagcagcacagcag GGCTCTGATGGGGTGTGGAGCAGCAAAGAGATTCTTCTGGAGACACCCAGGCTGTCTGCACTGGAGAG GGCAAAGACAGCTGAAGCTTCTGCCCCTGATATCTGCACTCTCCGCATCAAGTCTGAGAGCGGGGAGCAGACATATATTGTAAAGATGTTGTTCACGGACACCATAGGGGACCTGCGCCAACGCCTCGCCCATGCCAG GGGTGGAGACTCCAACTCGTATGAGATCATCAGCACCTTTCCCCAGAGGGTGTACATGGACAACTCCAGGAGCCTGCAGGAATGTGGACTGATCCCCAGTGCCTTCTTGCTGCTGCGGAGAAGAGACCCCTCCCAACACGAGGGGACAGGGCTGCAAACAGCTTAA